A single window of Bombyx mori chromosome 17, ASM3026992v2 DNA harbors:
- the LOC101746144 gene encoding sodium-dependent nutrient amino acid transporter 1 has product MSQTHVNNGFDMSSENPPTDRDPSLNRPGSPKPKRSTKPDLPPPALKVPVNEKKAFEDIEGAPERMMWSNQIEFLMSCIATSVGLGNVWRFPFVAYQNGGGAFLIPYIIVLFLVGKPMYYLECVLGQFSSRNSVKVWSLSPAMKGTGYAQALGCGYILSYYVVIVGLCLYYLSMSFQSTLPWAVCEPGWENCVPSDPNSAPVGTVVNGTSSAELYFLRTVLQQSDGIEGGLGAPIWYLTLCLLATWVIIFVIVAQGVKSSGKAAYFLALFPYVVMIILFITTVILPGAGTGILFFITPQWSKLLELDVWYAAVTQVFFSLTVCTGAIIMFSSYNGFKQNVYRDAMIVTTLDTLTSLLSGFTIFGILGNLANELNSRVEDVVGSGGTGLAFISYPDAIAKTFMPQLFSVLFFLMMAVLGVGSSVALLSTINTVVMDAFPNVPTVFMSALCCTVGFLVGLVYVTPGGQYILELVDYYGGTFLVLFCAIAEIIGVFWIYGLENLCLDIEYMLDIKTSPYWRMCWGLITPAMMIIVFLYALISYEALLFGGMAGYVAGYLLLIVGILLVPISICLTLYKYRTGNFIETLKLSFRSKESWGPRSAGERRTWLSFKEDAKVLREKLNPSRITHVWYSLIGSYRRRI; this is encoded by the exons ATG aGTCAAACACATGTGAACAATGGGTTCGACATGTCCTCGGAGAATCCTCCGACGGACAGGGACCCGTCATTGAATCGTCCAGGATCACCCAAGCCGAAGCGATCCACAAAACCTGATCTACCTCCTCCGGCACTGAAGGTTCCAGTCAATGAAAAGAAG gcTTTCGAAGATATAGAAGGTGCTCCTGAACGTATGATGTGGTCTAATCAAATTGAATTCCTCATGTCGTGCATCGCTACATCAGTGGGCTTAGGCAACGTATGGCGGTTTCCATTCGTTGCATATCAAAATGGCGGCGGGGCCTTCCTTATACCCTATATCATAGTGTTGTTTTTAGTCGGCAAACCCATGTACTACCTCGAATGTGTTTTGGGACAGTTTAGTTCGAGAAATTCTGTCAAAGTTTGGTCTTTATCACCAGCAATGAAAG gaaCCGGCTATGCTCAAGCTTTGGGTTGCGGATACATCCTATCTTACTACGTAGTAATTGTTGGTCTATGCCTGTATTATTTGTCAATGAGTTTCCAGTCTACACTGCCATGGGCTGTTTGTGAACCTGGTTGGGAAAACTGCGTGCCTTCGGATCCTAACAGTGCCCCAGTTGGAACCGTAGTCAACGGCACCAGTAGCGCGGAGCTTTACTTCTT GAGAACAGTTCTTCAGCAAAGCGATGGTATCGAAGGCGGACTCG GCGCTCCTATATGGTACCTGACCTTATGTTTGCTCGCAACGTGGGTGATTATTTTTGTCATCGTCGCACAAGGCGTGAAGAGTTCTGGCAAGGCTGCATACTTCCTAGCTTTGTTCCCCTATGTCGTTATGATCATATTGTTCATAAC GACTGTAATTTTACCCGGAGCTGGTACGGGAATCCTCTTCTTCATAACGCCTCAATGGAGTAAACTATTAGAGTTAGAC GTATGGTATGCTGCAGTAACGCAAGTATTCTTCTCGTTAACAGTTTGCACTGGAGCTATCATCATGTTCTCATCCTATAATGGTTTCAAACAAAATGTCTACAG AGATGCAATGATTGTTACAACTTTGGACACCCTCACAAGTTTGCTATCCGGCTTTACTATTTTCGGTATCCTCGGTAACTTGGCTAATGAACTAAATTCTCGAGTAGAAGATGTGGTCGGCTCTGGAGGAACCGGACTAGCTTTCATCTCGTACCCTGACGCCATTGCAAAAACGTTCATGCCACAG TTGTTCTCAGTTCTGTTCTTCCTGATGATGGCTGTGCTGGGTGTGGGTTCATCTGTGGCTCTTTTGTCGACCATCAACACTGTAGTGATGGACGCTTTCCCCAACGTTCCCACAGTGTTCATGTCGGCTCTCTGCTGTACCGTTGGATTTTTAGTGGGACTTGTTTACGTCACACCT GGTGGACAATATATATTGGAGCTTGTCGATTACTACGGTGGAACGTTTTTAGTATTATTCTGCGCCATTGCTGAAATTATTGGTGTATTCTGGATATACG GCTTAGAGAATCTGTGCCTCGACATCGAATACATGTTGGATATAAAGACGTCTCCTTACTGGCGCATGTGTTGGGGTCTGATCACGCCAGCCATGATGATTATTGTATTCCTGTACGCACTGATTTCatacgaagcattgctcttcGGAGGAATGGCCGGATATG TGGCTGGTTACCTGTTGTTGATCGTGGGTATTTTGTTGGTACCGATTTCCATCTGCCTTACATTGTACAAGTACAGGACTGGAAACTTCATTGAG ACTCTAAAGCTTTCTTTCCGCTCCAAGGAATCTTGGGGTCCAAGATCAGCTGGCGAACGCAGAACCTGGCTTTCATTTAAAGAAGACGCGAAAGTATTACGAGAAAAACTTAATCCCTCACGAATCACGCATGTCTGGTATAGTTTAATAGGAAGCTACAGACGACGAATCTAA